A stretch of DNA from Clostridia bacterium:
GAAGCTCTTCATTGTGCCGGGCATCATACTCTGCAGTCTGCCGTTGAACACTATCACGATTATGTCATTGAACCAGTACGCCGTCTTGCCACTCTCCCACGTCCGCACCAGTCCGCCAAGCTCGCGAATATTGTTCACGATGTTTAGAGCCGCGGCGGTGAAGTTGGCAAACCCTGCTTTGGTGGGGATCATCGCTTGAACACCTATTCCCAGCCTTTCTGCAATCTTTGTCATCCTATCTGGCCTGTCACGCCAGTATTCAAAGAAGTGCGTGATGCCCTGATTGACTCCGTCCTTGGACACTCCCCACGCTGTAGCCGCCCATCCGCCCTGGACTAAGGCTGTGAAACCTGCCATGGTCTGGCCTGCTGTAAGCGTTGCGCACGCCCCGCCCAGGCCTGCGCTGGCGGCCAGCGAAGTCACCGCGCCTCCACCAAGCCCCACGGCGCCTCCGACGACTGCGCCCTGCGCCACTCTCGTCCAGTTGATCTTTCCCTCCTGGTTGTACGAGAGTATCGCCTCGTATCCAGCACCGACCGCGGCTCCTATCGCACCGGTTATGACGAGGAGCGGACACTC
This window harbors:
- a CDS encoding RHS repeat-associated core domain-containing protein, whose translation is YEPFGLVVEESGPATSGAERYTGKPLDAALDLYYFGARHYDSGLGRFITADPARDGLNWYAYCRQNPLIYVDPDGECPLLVITGAIGAAVGAGYEAILSYNQEGKINWTRVAQGAVVGGAVGLGGGAVTSLAASAGLGGACATLTAGQTMAGFTALVQGGWAATAWGVSKDGVNQGITHFFEYWRDRPDRMTKIAERLGIGVQAMIPTKAGFANFTAAALNIVNNIRELGGLVRTWESGKTAYWFNDIIVIVFNGRLQSMMPGTMKSFLGLK